Proteins from one Chitinophaga oryzae genomic window:
- a CDS encoding aspartyl protease family protein: MVISATLDNIPDTLQFILDTGSAGISLDTATCVRLGIPLTPTDKVVKGLGAAKTVSFAMGHSLKLPGLTVDSLNFHVNDYELISQVYGIQVDGIIGYSFLSRYIVTVDYDTEEIIVNTKGRYAYPRGGQLLRPSLTQIPLITAPLRNERKTVTNRYYFDTGAGMCLLLSTQFVKDSALITRQRRARKIIQTEAQGLGGKMQMSLTTVQEFRIGNYSFRNVPTYIFDDRTNITAYPFLGGMIGNDLLRRFNITLNYSKKEIYLMPNTHYKDMFDYSYTGLIIYLIDGRVEVTDIIKGSPAEKAGIHKGDIIMAVNNNLGSNLQVFRELLKNVGTKATLLIARDNELLIKKLPIKSIL, from the coding sequence GTGGTTATCTCGGCCACACTGGACAACATCCCGGACACGCTTCAGTTTATCCTCGACACCGGCAGCGCCGGCATTTCACTGGATACCGCCACCTGTGTCAGGCTTGGCATCCCCCTAACGCCTACCGACAAGGTGGTGAAAGGACTCGGCGCCGCCAAAACCGTCTCTTTCGCCATGGGGCACTCCCTGAAGCTACCCGGGCTGACAGTAGACAGCCTCAACTTCCATGTCAATGATTATGAACTGATTAGCCAGGTATACGGTATACAGGTGGATGGTATCATCGGCTACAGTTTCCTCAGCCGCTATATCGTAACGGTAGACTATGATACGGAAGAAATTATCGTTAACACCAAAGGCCGTTATGCCTATCCGAGAGGCGGGCAACTCCTGCGCCCTTCGCTCACCCAGATACCACTGATCACAGCACCGCTGCGCAACGAGCGGAAAACGGTCACCAACCGCTACTACTTTGATACCGGGGCCGGCATGTGCCTGCTGCTCTCCACCCAGTTTGTGAAAGACAGTGCGCTGATCACCAGGCAACGCAGAGCCCGGAAAATTATTCAGACGGAAGCACAGGGCCTGGGCGGCAAAATGCAGATGTCACTTACCACCGTGCAGGAGTTCCGTATCGGCAACTACTCCTTCCGGAACGTGCCGACCTACATCTTCGACGACCGGACCAACATCACGGCCTATCCCTTCCTCGGCGGCATGATCGGCAACGACCTGCTGCGCCGCTTCAATATTACGCTCAACTACAGCAAAAAAGAGATATACCTGATGCCCAATACCCATTACAAAGACATGTTCGACTACTCCTATACCGGCCTTATCATCTACCTGATCGACGGCCGGGTGGAAGTAACGGACATCATCAAAGGGTCCCCGGCAGAAAAAGCCGGTATCCATAAGGGCGATATCATCATGGCTGTCAACAACAATCTCGGCTCCAACCTCCAGGTGTTCCGCGAACTGCTCAAAAATGTAGGCACTAAGGCCACCCTGCTGATTGCCAGGGATAATGAACTGTTAATTAAAAAGTTGCCAATAAAAAGCATTCTTTAA
- the mqnC gene encoding cyclic dehypoxanthinyl futalosine synthase: MVLQDLYQKAQQFEFLTAEEGVYMFENAPLAELMHIANELRKQQVPHGKVTWQIDRNVNTTNVCTANCKFCNFYRIPGHAEAYITDIEEYKRKIDETLKYGGDQLLLQGGHHPELGLSFYTNLFRELKKLYPTLRLHTLGPPEVAHITKLEKSTHIEVLRALQEAGMDSLPGAGAEILNDRVRRLISKGKCGAQEWLDVMRAAHKLNIASSATMMFGHVETVMERFEHLVDIRQVQSEKPEGHYGFTAFIPWTFQDVDTLLAKIRGVHNMTTAEEYIRMIAMSRIMLPNVKNIQASWLTVGKQVAQLCLHAGANDFGSIMIEENVVSAAGAPHRFTYRTMQDAIREAGFEPQLRTQLYQFRELPAAIEEQVINY; the protein is encoded by the coding sequence ATGGTACTTCAGGATTTATATCAAAAGGCGCAGCAGTTTGAGTTTCTGACAGCAGAAGAAGGGGTGTACATGTTTGAGAATGCACCGCTGGCAGAACTGATGCATATAGCCAACGAGTTACGTAAGCAGCAGGTGCCGCATGGGAAGGTGACCTGGCAGATAGACAGAAACGTGAACACGACCAACGTGTGCACGGCCAACTGTAAGTTTTGCAACTTTTACCGCATACCGGGCCATGCCGAAGCCTATATTACCGACATAGAGGAATATAAACGCAAGATAGACGAGACCCTGAAATACGGCGGCGACCAGCTGTTGTTACAGGGCGGGCATCACCCGGAACTGGGGCTGAGCTTCTATACCAACCTGTTCAGGGAACTGAAGAAGCTATACCCTACCCTGCGGTTGCATACACTGGGGCCCCCGGAAGTAGCGCACATCACCAAACTGGAGAAAAGCACCCATATCGAAGTGCTGCGCGCGCTGCAGGAAGCGGGCATGGACAGCCTTCCCGGCGCCGGTGCCGAAATTCTGAATGACCGCGTACGCCGGCTGATCTCCAAAGGCAAATGCGGCGCACAGGAATGGCTGGACGTGATGCGGGCAGCGCATAAGCTGAATATAGCCTCCTCTGCCACCATGATGTTCGGTCACGTGGAAACGGTGATGGAACGCTTCGAACACCTGGTGGACATCCGTCAGGTACAGAGCGAAAAACCCGAAGGACACTACGGCTTCACCGCCTTCATCCCCTGGACTTTCCAGGACGTAGACACGCTGCTGGCCAAGATCCGCGGGGTACATAACATGACCACCGCCGAAGAGTATATCCGCATGATCGCTATGAGCCGTATTATGCTGCCCAATGTTAAAAACATACAAGCATCCTGGCTCACTGTCGGTAAACAGGTAGCGCAACTGTGCCTCCATGCCGGCGCCAACGATTTCGGCTCCATCATGATCGAGGAGAACGTGGTGAGCGCTGCCGGCGCACCACACCGCTTTACCTACCGCACCATGCAGGACGCTATCCGGGAAGCTGGTTTTGAACCGCAGCTGCGTACGCAACTGTACCAGTTCCGCGAATTACCGGCCGCTATCGAAGAGCAGGTGATTAACTACTAA
- a CDS encoding GNAT family N-acetyltransferase: protein MLDIPVNEDLYLRQLTMQDAPLVYKQLDASRKSLRKFLPWVDYNTNEEHSARFIQMMQRKAEEQEAIALGIWYQHHLCGVMDLHGWDHQVQKAEIGYWVGEAFQGKGIATAACRALITYAFKKLRLNKIEIRFVLQNERSGQIPIKLGFTREGILRHNAKLHGQYVDMVVMGVLRQDWKHY from the coding sequence ATGTTAGATATACCTGTCAATGAAGATCTTTATCTGCGGCAACTCACCATGCAGGACGCCCCACTGGTATATAAACAGCTGGATGCCTCCCGGAAAAGCCTGCGTAAGTTCCTGCCCTGGGTGGATTACAATACCAATGAAGAACACAGCGCCCGTTTTATTCAGATGATGCAGCGCAAAGCGGAAGAACAGGAAGCCATTGCGCTGGGCATTTGGTACCAGCACCATTTATGCGGGGTGATGGACCTTCACGGGTGGGACCACCAGGTACAAAAAGCGGAAATCGGATATTGGGTGGGAGAAGCTTTTCAGGGGAAAGGCATTGCCACAGCAGCCTGCCGGGCGCTGATCACCTATGCTTTCAAAAAACTGCGGTTAAATAAAATTGAGATCCGGTTCGTGTTACAGAACGAGCGTAGCGGGCAAATCCCTATTAAGCTGGGATTTACCCGCGAAGGTATCCTGCGGCACAACGCCAAGCTGCATGGCCAGTATGTGGACATGGTTGTGATGGGCGTGCTGCGGCAGGACTGGAAGCATTACTGA
- a CDS encoding amino acid permease, translating into MKQYYKKPLAWLLQESGEEGSHGLKRTLSGFQLVMLGLGVIIGAGLFSLTGLAAGNNAGPAVTISFVVAAVGCAFAGLCYAEFAAMIPVAGSAYTYAYTTMGEMLAWIIGWDLVLEFSVGAATVSISWSNYLVEFLAGYGIYLPPRLVHSPFETITLPGGEVVHGLFNLPAALVVILMSYILMRGTKGSAIWNAVVVSLKVGVVLVFIALGWKYVQPANLVPYIPKNTGELGHFGWSGILRGAGVVFFVFLGFDIVSTAAQETKNPKRNMPIGILGSLAICTVLFILFSHVMTGLAPYTEFKNSGAPVAIAISHTPFKWLGQLVVLAIIIGYTSVIMVDLWGQSRVFYSMSKDGLLPEIFSEIHPRFRTPWKSNILFCVFISIFAALVPIKVVGEMTSIGTLLAFVIVCAGVWILRYTMPDAPRPFKTPWVPFVPVMGILTCVGMMVFLPLDTWLRLIIWMAIGMVIYFCYGKKHSRVRRELNAGQ; encoded by the coding sequence ATGAAGCAATACTACAAAAAACCACTGGCCTGGCTCTTACAGGAGTCCGGAGAAGAGGGCAGTCATGGCCTGAAACGTACGCTGAGCGGCTTTCAGCTGGTCATGCTGGGCCTCGGGGTTATCATTGGCGCCGGCCTGTTTTCCCTGACAGGCCTGGCAGCAGGCAACAACGCCGGTCCGGCAGTCACCATCTCCTTTGTGGTGGCAGCGGTAGGCTGTGCTTTCGCAGGCTTGTGTTATGCTGAATTTGCCGCTATGATCCCCGTCGCAGGCAGCGCCTACACCTACGCTTATACCACCATGGGCGAGATGCTCGCCTGGATTATAGGCTGGGACCTGGTGCTGGAATTTTCCGTGGGCGCCGCCACCGTATCTATCAGCTGGTCCAACTACCTGGTGGAATTCCTTGCCGGCTATGGCATCTACCTGCCGCCCCGGCTGGTGCATTCCCCATTTGAAACGATCACGCTTCCCGGCGGGGAAGTAGTACACGGGTTGTTTAATCTGCCCGCGGCACTGGTAGTCATCCTGATGTCCTATATCCTGATGCGCGGCACCAAAGGTTCCGCTATCTGGAATGCCGTGGTGGTATCTCTCAAGGTGGGTGTGGTACTGGTATTTATAGCCCTTGGGTGGAAGTATGTACAGCCGGCCAACCTGGTGCCTTATATCCCTAAGAATACGGGGGAACTGGGCCATTTCGGCTGGTCAGGCATCCTGCGGGGAGCAGGGGTGGTTTTCTTTGTCTTCCTCGGTTTCGATATCGTGAGCACCGCTGCGCAGGAAACCAAAAACCCCAAGCGTAACATGCCTATCGGCATTCTTGGCTCTCTGGCCATCTGCACCGTGCTGTTTATATTGTTTTCTCATGTAATGACAGGTCTCGCTCCTTACACCGAGTTCAAAAACAGCGGCGCCCCGGTAGCCATCGCCATATCCCACACACCTTTCAAATGGCTGGGACAATTGGTGGTACTCGCCATTATCATCGGCTATACTTCGGTGATCATGGTAGATCTCTGGGGTCAGTCACGCGTATTCTATTCGATGTCTAAAGACGGGCTGCTGCCTGAAATATTCTCGGAAATACATCCCCGCTTCCGCACCCCGTGGAAGTCAAACATCCTCTTCTGTGTTTTCATCAGCATATTTGCCGCGCTGGTACCTATCAAGGTGGTAGGGGAGATGACCAGCATCGGCACGCTGCTGGCCTTTGTCATTGTATGCGCCGGCGTATGGATACTGCGCTATACCATGCCCGACGCGCCGCGGCCATTCAAAACACCCTGGGTGCCTTTTGTGCCTGTCATGGGCATTCTCACCTGTGTGGGTATGATGGTGTTCCTTCCGCTGGATACATGGCTACGGCTGATTATCTGGATGGCGATAGGGATGGTGATCTATTTCTGCTACGGCAAAAAACACAGCCGGGTAAGGCGGGAACTCAACGCCGGTCAGTAA
- a CDS encoding hydroxypyruvate isomerase family protein, protein MHEENSRRDMIKKVATMALASTALSSLSERVAAHDKTVGEPLKGKINHSVCAWCYDDISLADLCVAAKKIGIPSIDLVDPKDFAVLKKHDMTCAMVASNGPEWGITRGFNNPAHHDKLETYFRHYIDETAKAGFSNLICFSGNRNGLSDEQGIANCTKGLQRIISYAEKKKVTLVMELLNSKVDHHDYQCDHTAWGVALCKSVGSENFKLLYDIYHMQIMEGDVIRNIRDHHQYIAHYHTGGVPGRHEIDETQELYYPAIMKAIHETGFKGYVAQEFIPSRPDKLASLNNAVHICDIA, encoded by the coding sequence ATGCACGAGGAAAACTCCCGCCGCGACATGATCAAAAAAGTAGCGACTATGGCACTGGCATCTACCGCCTTATCTTCCCTTTCAGAAAGGGTAGCGGCTCACGACAAAACCGTTGGAGAACCGCTGAAAGGAAAAATCAACCACTCTGTATGTGCGTGGTGTTATGACGATATTTCGCTGGCCGATCTCTGCGTGGCCGCCAAAAAGATCGGCATTCCGTCAATCGACCTGGTAGACCCGAAGGATTTCGCCGTTCTGAAAAAACATGACATGACCTGCGCCATGGTGGCCAGCAACGGTCCGGAATGGGGCATCACCCGGGGATTCAACAACCCTGCCCATCACGATAAACTGGAAACCTATTTCCGGCATTATATCGATGAAACAGCCAAAGCCGGTTTCTCCAATCTCATCTGCTTCTCCGGCAATCGCAATGGCCTCAGCGACGAGCAGGGGATCGCCAACTGCACGAAAGGACTGCAGCGTATTATCAGCTACGCGGAAAAGAAAAAAGTAACCCTCGTGATGGAGCTGCTGAACAGCAAAGTAGATCACCATGACTATCAGTGCGACCATACCGCCTGGGGCGTAGCGCTCTGTAAATCAGTAGGTTCCGAAAACTTTAAACTGTTGTACGATATCTACCATATGCAGATCATGGAAGGAGACGTTATCCGCAACATCCGTGATCATCATCAATACATCGCGCACTACCATACCGGCGGCGTTCCCGGTCGTCATGAAATAGACGAAACCCAGGAACTGTATTACCCCGCTATCATGAAAGCCATCCACGAAACAGGCTTCAAAGGATACGTGGCGCAGGAGTTCATTCCGTCCCGTCCCGATAAACTGGCTTCCCTGAACAATGCCGTTCATATCTGCGACATCGCATAA
- a CDS encoding outer membrane beta-barrel protein, which produces MKKIIQLLLVLSLGVICSQAQAQQGKIKGQLTDQSTREAMPAATVVLLHAKDSTVASTAITDNKGNFEITNIANGDYRLFISFLGYKAINKPVKITEETPSLTLGTLGMELKGVNLNAVEIKDEKPPIVVKKDTLEFNADAFKTRDNAVVEDLLKKLPGVTVDKDGAITAQGETVTKVYVDGKPFFGTDPKMATKNLPANIIDKVQIIDKKSDQAEFTKIDDGQTEKAINITIKKDKKKGLFGRASAGYGTDDRFSTAFNINRFRDNQQMSLIGGGNNINSTGYSVRDQMSFSPAGGGGGGGRGRGGRGGGGMIVTQGGGGGNANPGITRNWNAGLNFSEDFSKKVQFSGSYFFNDTKNNLAQQTSRQTFAGNSTTFYNENSASQTDNSNNRLDARVEYEIDSMHSLVFSPSYSLTNGNSFSSRDYQTLNNNKDTVNKGTTTNDGQGNNQNIGGSLLFRKRFKTPGRSLSLNLTYNTSINDQQNFNKSSVYYFANDSLSTFNQNNQINTTSKNAGANLTYTEPLGRDKYLEANYGFTNYKSDSKKYTYDYDEGKGIYDQLNDSLSNAFTNNTLNQQAGLAFRTTRLKYDYSIGLNVLFNNLDNTTYSFRTKRDSLIHQRTVNFAPNASFNYTFAKNKRLRINYNGNTQQPTVQQLQPVPDNSNALYVQEGNPDLKPSFNNTLRINYNQFNNTTFRGMFAMLRGSFGSNKIVNSTRLDTATGKTFSKPVNVNGYYSINGMLHNSIPLSRTPGQNLNTGTMIGYSRDVNMTQGVMNYKSTFQLTQSVNVSYMYKELFDAALGGSVNYNATSYTLPSTPNTQYFDYNFNADVNFNLPLGFMVGSDITCTLSRGRTAGYNLTSTMWNANISKYVFPKKQGMIRIQGFDLLRQYVAVSRDVSDNYIEDVRSNVLQQYFMVSFTYFLNKFGGNNKGNNAERGMRMMGPRGGQGGFRVNHF; this is translated from the coding sequence ATGAAAAAAATTATACAGCTCTTGCTGGTACTGAGTTTGGGAGTCATCTGCTCCCAGGCTCAGGCACAGCAAGGAAAGATTAAGGGACAGTTAACAGATCAAAGCACCAGGGAAGCCATGCCCGCGGCCACTGTGGTATTATTGCACGCCAAAGACTCTACCGTAGCCAGTACAGCCATCACCGACAACAAAGGGAATTTCGAGATCACTAATATCGCCAACGGCGACTATCGCCTCTTTATCAGCTTCCTCGGCTATAAAGCCATCAATAAACCCGTAAAAATCACGGAAGAAACACCATCGCTCACACTGGGCACACTGGGCATGGAACTCAAAGGCGTAAACCTCAACGCCGTAGAAATCAAAGATGAAAAACCACCCATCGTGGTGAAAAAAGATACCCTCGAATTTAATGCAGATGCCTTCAAAACCCGCGATAACGCGGTAGTGGAAGACCTGCTCAAAAAACTGCCCGGCGTCACCGTGGATAAAGACGGGGCCATCACGGCGCAAGGAGAAACGGTTACCAAAGTATACGTGGACGGCAAACCGTTCTTCGGTACAGACCCTAAAATGGCCACCAAAAATCTGCCTGCCAATATCATCGACAAAGTACAGATCATCGATAAAAAATCCGATCAGGCTGAATTCACTAAAATCGATGACGGGCAGACAGAAAAAGCAATCAACATCACCATTAAAAAAGATAAAAAGAAAGGCCTGTTTGGCCGCGCCTCCGCAGGCTACGGTACGGACGACCGCTTCTCCACCGCGTTTAACATCAACCGCTTCCGCGATAATCAGCAAATGAGCCTCATCGGCGGCGGCAATAACATTAACAGTACCGGCTACTCGGTCCGCGACCAGATGAGCTTCAGTCCCGCCGGCGGCGGCGGTGGCGGGGGCCGCGGGAGAGGTGGCCGAGGCGGCGGTGGCATGATCGTTACACAGGGTGGCGGCGGCGGCAACGCTAACCCCGGCATCACCCGCAACTGGAACGCAGGCCTCAACTTCAGCGAAGACTTCAGCAAAAAAGTGCAGTTCAGCGGCAGCTACTTCTTTAACGATACCAAAAACAACCTGGCGCAACAAACTTCCAGGCAAACCTTCGCCGGCAACAGCACCACCTTCTATAACGAAAATTCCGCCTCGCAGACAGACAACAGCAACAACCGCCTCGACGCCCGCGTGGAATACGAAATAGACTCCATGCACTCCCTGGTGTTTTCACCTTCCTATTCCCTTACAAACGGCAACAGCTTCAGCTCCCGCGACTACCAGACGCTGAACAACAACAAGGACACGGTCAACAAAGGCACTACCACCAACGACGGCCAGGGCAACAATCAGAATATCGGCGGATCACTGCTGTTCAGAAAACGGTTTAAAACACCCGGCCGATCCCTCAGCCTCAACCTGACATACAATACCAGCATTAATGATCAGCAGAACTTCAACAAGTCCAGCGTGTATTATTTTGCCAATGACAGCCTGTCAACATTCAATCAGAACAACCAGATCAATACCACCAGCAAAAATGCCGGCGCCAACCTCACGTACACCGAGCCTTTAGGCAGGGATAAATATCTCGAAGCCAACTATGGCTTTACCAACTATAAAAGCGATAGTAAAAAATATACGTACGACTATGATGAAGGCAAAGGCATATACGATCAGCTCAACGATTCACTGAGCAACGCTTTCACCAACAATACGCTCAATCAGCAGGCCGGCCTGGCTTTCCGTACTACCAGGCTGAAGTACGATTACTCTATCGGGCTGAACGTGCTGTTCAATAATCTCGATAACACCACCTATTCTTTCCGTACAAAAAGAGACAGCCTCATTCATCAGCGGACTGTTAACTTCGCACCCAATGCCAGCTTCAACTACACGTTCGCGAAGAACAAACGGTTACGCATAAACTATAACGGTAACACCCAGCAGCCTACCGTACAACAGCTGCAACCTGTACCGGACAACAGTAATGCGTTGTATGTCCAGGAAGGTAACCCCGACCTGAAACCGTCTTTCAATAATACCCTGCGCATTAACTATAACCAGTTCAACAATACGACGTTCAGGGGTATGTTTGCCATGCTGAGAGGATCTTTCGGCTCCAACAAAATCGTCAACTCCACCCGGCTGGACACCGCTACAGGAAAGACTTTCAGCAAACCGGTAAACGTGAATGGCTATTACAGCATTAACGGTATGTTGCATAACTCCATCCCGCTGTCACGCACACCCGGCCAGAACCTGAATACCGGCACCATGATCGGCTACAGCCGCGATGTAAACATGACACAGGGCGTAATGAACTATAAAAGCACGTTTCAGCTGACGCAATCCGTGAACGTAAGCTATATGTATAAAGAGCTGTTCGACGCAGCCCTGGGCGGCAGCGTAAACTATAACGCCACCTCCTATACGTTGCCGTCTACTCCCAACACACAGTACTTTGACTATAACTTCAATGCCGATGTAAATTTCAATCTGCCGCTGGGCTTCATGGTGGGCTCGGACATTACCTGCACGCTCAGCAGAGGCCGTACTGCTGGCTATAACCTGACTTCCACCATGTGGAACGCCAACATATCCAAGTATGTGTTCCCGAAAAAACAAGGTATGATCAGGATACAGGGCTTCGACCTGCTGCGGCAGTACGTAGCGGTTTCCCGCGATGTGAGCGATAACTACATTGAAGACGTTCGTTCCAATGTGCTGCAGCAGTACTTTATGGTCAGCTTTACTTATTTCCTCAATAAGTTCGGTGGTAATAACAAAGGGAACAATGCAGAGAGAGGTATGCGGATGATGGGGCCTCGCGGAGGACAGGGAGGATTCAGGGTGAACCACTTTTAA
- a CDS encoding GLPGLI family protein, whose protein sequence is MKGISRIIMSAALALPFSQPLLAQQSGTIVYEVTAKTDPERMRGFQRGGGDGDDAPQIPDVITFKQTLTFNNGHAKLATERPDFGNGGGRWGGRARRDTSNAPAQGPGPGQRRMGGMMGRGNTQYFDLANKKVIHVFSTFGEDRKTYYSEEDFIVAADTKTSEKTKKIAGYTCKKATVKLKDDTYTVWYTTELPFSFSPINGLLPEANAVVLVAEGGKRAFNASSVNLQAVTDTDLSIPAGAEKISQEQMRDIRQQEMEKLRKRQPQM, encoded by the coding sequence ATGAAAGGTATATCCCGGATCATTATGAGCGCAGCCCTGGCGCTGCCTTTTTCACAGCCGCTGCTGGCGCAGCAGTCAGGCACTATTGTTTACGAGGTGACTGCTAAAACAGACCCCGAACGGATGCGCGGGTTCCAGCGCGGCGGTGGCGACGGCGATGACGCCCCGCAGATCCCCGACGTGATCACCTTCAAACAAACCCTTACTTTTAATAACGGCCATGCCAAACTGGCCACAGAAAGACCCGACTTTGGCAATGGCGGCGGCCGCTGGGGTGGCAGAGCCCGCAGAGACACCAGCAACGCGCCGGCACAAGGGCCCGGCCCCGGCCAGCGCAGAATGGGTGGCATGATGGGCCGCGGCAACACACAGTACTTCGACCTGGCCAATAAAAAAGTCATCCATGTTTTCAGCACCTTCGGCGAAGACCGCAAAACCTACTACAGCGAAGAAGACTTTATCGTTGCCGCTGATACCAAAACCAGCGAAAAGACAAAGAAAATAGCCGGCTATACCTGTAAAAAAGCCACTGTAAAGCTGAAAGATGATACCTATACAGTATGGTACACCACGGAACTGCCGTTCAGCTTTTCCCCCATCAACGGATTATTGCCGGAAGCCAACGCCGTAGTACTGGTAGCCGAAGGCGGCAAACGTGCTTTCAACGCCTCCAGCGTAAACCTGCAGGCCGTTACAGATACTGACCTCAGTATCCCCGCAGGAGCGGAGAAAATCAGCCAGGAACAAATGCGGGATATCAGGCAACAGGAGATGGAGAAATTACGTAAGCGGCAACCCCAAATGTAA
- a CDS encoding sensor histidine kinase: protein MRQRIRNILILMCSCILGIFLFQGYWVYNSYRIRQEQFSKEINDALRTAVFNKQFSDVHRQFPDMRSYRYYRAKDSARMVMLRINRHDGRHRHGPGDMPPGPLPPPDSIKGDVTARIYVDTLARQISEFLIAGNNRNDSANLRKLDSVFRAELHNRQIATPYQLDTFHMSYSGFERESFRDSIRKREPRQTSKIPFNPASNLFVQASFESPLQFILQKMLWTLVSSVALLVLTVLCFVYMLRTILKQKRLSEVKNDFINNMTHELKTPIATVSAAVEALQNFNALNDQRKTQTYLDISKNELQRLSDLVEKVLHIAAEEKEDFELFREETDLNEVIDNILTNHQLKATKVLQVRYDNKLTRPTVYVDKTHLSNAINNLVDNAIKYSGEQVQLYISCSEENGILKIRVRDNGIGIPRVYQENIFDKFFRVPTGDLHNVKGFGLGLSYVKKIVEMHGGTIRVHSEPDKGTEFTINIPLSRG, encoded by the coding sequence ATGCGGCAACGAATCCGAAACATCCTTATCCTCATGTGCAGCTGTATCCTCGGGATCTTTCTCTTCCAGGGATACTGGGTGTACAATTCCTACCGCATCCGGCAGGAGCAGTTCAGCAAGGAGATCAATGATGCCTTGCGGACAGCGGTATTCAACAAACAGTTCTCCGATGTGCACCGGCAGTTCCCGGATATGCGCAGCTATCGTTATTACAGGGCAAAAGACAGCGCCCGTATGGTGATGCTGCGGATAAACCGGCATGACGGCCGGCACCGGCATGGCCCGGGCGACATGCCACCCGGCCCTCTGCCTCCGCCAGACAGTATCAAGGGAGATGTTACCGCCCGCATTTATGTCGATACCCTCGCCCGTCAGATCTCCGAATTCCTGATCGCCGGCAATAACCGCAACGACAGCGCCAATCTCAGGAAACTGGACTCCGTTTTCCGTGCTGAACTCCATAACCGCCAGATAGCCACCCCGTATCAACTGGACACTTTTCACATGAGTTACAGCGGTTTTGAAAGGGAGAGCTTCCGCGACAGCATCCGGAAAAGAGAGCCCCGGCAAACATCCAAGATACCTTTCAATCCTGCCAGCAACCTGTTTGTGCAGGCCAGCTTCGAGTCGCCGCTGCAGTTCATCCTGCAGAAAATGCTCTGGACGCTGGTGAGCTCTGTGGCGCTGCTGGTACTGACTGTGCTGTGTTTCGTATATATGCTGCGTACTATCCTCAAACAGAAAAGACTGTCGGAGGTGAAGAACGATTTTATCAATAACATGACCCATGAGCTGAAGACGCCGATAGCCACCGTATCTGCGGCGGTAGAAGCGCTGCAGAACTTCAATGCGCTGAACGATCAGCGCAAAACGCAGACTTACCTGGATATTTCCAAAAATGAACTGCAACGGCTGTCCGATCTGGTGGAAAAGGTATTGCACATTGCCGCAGAAGAGAAAGAGGACTTTGAGTTGTTCCGCGAGGAAACAGACCTCAACGAAGTGATCGATAATATCCTGACGAACCATCAACTGAAAGCGACGAAAGTGCTGCAGGTGCGGTATGACAACAAGTTGACCCGCCCCACTGTTTATGTAGATAAAACCCATTTGTCCAACGCCATCAATAACCTCGTGGACAATGCCATCAAGTATTCCGGGGAGCAGGTGCAGTTGTATATCAGCTGCAGCGAAGAGAACGGTATATTGAAGATCAGGGTAAGGGATAATGGTATTGGCATCCCCCGGGTGTACCAGGAGAATATCTTTGATAAATTTTTCCGGGTACCTACCGGCGACCTGCATAACGTGAAAGGTTTCGGACTGGGCCTGAGTTATGTGAAAAAGATAGTGGAGATGCATGGCGGCACCATCCGGGTGCATAGTGAGCCGGACAAAGGGACGGAGTTCACGATCAATATTCCGTTGTCCCGGGGCTGA